A portion of the Acidisoma sp. PAMC 29798 genome contains these proteins:
- a CDS encoding CCA tRNA nucleotidyltransferase produces the protein MERLDPSSVLVLPGVQDVLAALGEARIVGGAVRDLLAGLPVRDVDIATPLTPNEVTAALGAAGIRAIPTGIAHGTITAALHGATIEVTTLRRDVETDGRHAVVAFTDDWTADAARRDFTINAMSMAADGTLHDYFGGCTDLAEGRLRFVGEAAARIAEDYLRILRFFRFQARYARRLPDVKTARALSDGAPKLIGLSAERLWSELSKILAVPDPAPILGLMSDLAVLPVLLPGSDETLATIDRLVAAKAPAEPVLRLAALLPGRGVAAETAARLKLSNAERERLLALLDGPLPAPDADGVTLRRALADIPEDLLTGRSFLRHEPVVGGPLFRDHLAAIEAPIFPLKGADALSLGLPPGPAIGEALRIVREWWLAQGCPDDADACRTELARVVGRPSS, from the coding sequence ATGGAGCGTCTCGATCCCTCATCCGTGCTCGTGCTGCCCGGCGTCCAAGACGTTCTGGCGGCCCTGGGCGAAGCCCGCATCGTCGGCGGTGCGGTGCGCGATCTGCTCGCCGGACTGCCCGTGCGGGATGTGGATATCGCCACGCCTCTGACACCGAATGAGGTGACGGCGGCCCTCGGCGCCGCCGGCATCCGGGCCATCCCGACCGGCATCGCCCATGGTACGATCACCGCCGCCCTGCACGGCGCGACGATCGAAGTCACCACGCTGCGTCGTGATGTCGAAACCGATGGTCGCCATGCCGTGGTCGCCTTTACCGATGACTGGACGGCGGACGCCGCACGGCGCGACTTCACGATCAACGCCATGTCCATGGCCGCCGACGGCACCCTGCACGACTATTTCGGCGGCTGCACGGATCTGGCGGAAGGCCGGCTGCGCTTTGTCGGCGAGGCGGCCGCGCGGATCGCCGAGGACTATTTGCGCATCCTCCGCTTCTTCCGGTTCCAGGCGCGCTATGCCCGGCGTCTGCCGGATGTGAAAACGGCGCGCGCCCTGAGCGATGGAGCACCGAAACTCATCGGTCTGTCCGCCGAGAGGCTGTGGTCGGAACTGTCTAAAATCCTTGCCGTGCCGGACCCCGCGCCGATCCTGGGCCTGATGTCCGATCTCGCTGTGCTGCCCGTCCTGCTGCCGGGGAGTGACGAGACGCTCGCCACCATTGATCGGCTTGTCGCCGCGAAGGCGCCGGCGGAACCGGTCTTGCGGCTAGCGGCCCTGCTGCCCGGTCGCGGCGTGGCGGCCGAGACGGCGGCGCGGCTGAAGCTGTCGAACGCCGAGCGGGAACGGCTCCTCGCCCTGCTGGACGGCCCTTTGCCGGCGCCGGACGCGGATGGGGTGACGCTGCGCCGCGCCTTGGCCGATATCCCGGAGGACCTGCTCACGGGCCGATCCTTCCTGCGGCATGAGCCGGTCGTGGGCGGGCCGCTGTTTCGCGACCATCTCGCCGCGATCGAGGCGCCGATCTTTCCCCTGAAAGGGGCCGATGCCCTGTCCCTCGGCCTGCCGCCCGGACCTGCTATCGGTGAGGCTTTGCGCATCGTGCGGGAGTGGTGGCTGGCACAGGGCTGCCCCGATGACGCGGACGCCTGCCGCACGGAACTGGCGAGGGTGGTCGGCCGACCATCTTCTTGA